Below is a window of Dictyostelium discoideum AX4 chromosome 1 chromosome, whole genome shotgun sequence DNA.
ATCCagatgttttattattagatgaaCCAACGTAATGTATATTTTatcatattattaattattattattaataattataagtATCGCACGAGCGCtaactttaaattatttatttatatatatatatataaaaatagtgGTGATTTAGATACAGTAAATACATCAGTGATTATGAAATTGTTAacagatttaaataaacaagaGAATATAACATTAATTATGGTAACACATGATGTTGGTTTAAAAATGTATTCAGATAGAATCATTTGGATGAGAGATGGTAAAATTCAAAGAATTGAAACCGTTCAAGAACAATCAAAACGTGAACATTATCAAAAACTATATAAAGAATGcgaattaattaatcaaaatcaaaagaatggTGTAACTAGTGTTTtcaaaaatgatgatgataataaaaatattaaaaagcAAGGTACTTTAACTGAGTTTAGAAGACCAACTgattataaatcaattgcaagttataataataataatagtaatttaaataataatagtaatagtaatagtaataataatagtaataataataatagtaaaaattatgcatcatcatcatcatcatcaagtgTATTAAATGGAAAATTAAGCCAATCAACTGTAAACAATTCTTCAAtttataatcataataatgaTTCTCCATTTttcaatagtaataataataataatatcaataataatatcaataataataataataataataataataataataataataataataataataataataataataataataataataataataataataatagtaatagtaataataataatagtaatagtaataataataataataatacaaagagtaataataataataataataatatatttgatatagcatcttcatcatcatcttatagtaataacaataataacagtaaGAATAATAGTCTTATTGATGATATTTACTTGGATATAAATGAAGGTAGCTCatcaaatttttcaaataatgataattttaaatcggTAGATCAAATTACCAATGACCTTAGCcgtattttataaaaaaaaaaaaaaagatttcatagtaatattactaaaaataaaaaaaaatataaaaataaaatatatatataaaaaaaaaaaaaaaaattatcgtTTATTTGAGCATGTTTAAGAAATGAGATattgtttcttttcttttttttttttttttttttttcttttcttttcttttttttcatatccATGATTGTCTtaataatacttttaaaaagtaaaaataagtAAAATTGATgcaattaactttttttttcctataaTTATCTTTACTATTTTTGTTGAAATTTGTGAGTTGGAGTCTTAAAGCTAAGAGactcaattgataaaatttgaGACTGATATTCagaatcatcaaattcaatgacttttacatttgaaattatttctGCTAAGATTGATGATATTTGATGTTTACACTGTTCggtttttattaaaacaaatctGTATTAGTAAAATGACAAAGAATCTAATAATAGTGCATAAAAAGGTACATACATAAACTGAATCAGATTTTAAAAGTacagagaaattaaaagatggGCAACTACAATAATCTCCTTGAATTAGGCACATGTATTTTGCACCTTTTCTACCTTCAACCACATAAAAATATCTATTGGATGGTTGAAAAACATATTTGGTTATAAGTTCTTTATCAATTAACTCTAATGATGCAAATATTGTTTGATcgaaaatataatataaactTAATAGTGTTTCTTCTGAtactaaataaaatattaaaatgtaTAGTGATGtgttaataatagttttgtataaaaaaaaaaaataaaaaaaaataaaaaaaaaaaacttacttgtattggttttattattttcaaatattatttttaatatgtcAAGCAATTTAACAGTGTTTTTATTACTTGTATTTATAGTGGttgccattattattaataatttattattttttttttttttttacattgcTTTTGGATtgtgttgaaaaaaaaaaagaaaaaaaaataaaaaataaaaaattgacactttcctttttttcttttttttttattatttcacagaatttttttttttattttttttattttttttattttgtcttAATTAAATCTCAACATTacctttttatttgtttttttttttataagtttaaatttttttatataaaaaattagtatttttgaaataaaattaactGTTTTCGGggatatcttttttttttttaattttttaatttttttattttttttctcttttacCTTTTGAAGATTTCAATCGGCAatggtttttaaaaataaatttatttgaaaagcaCCAAGCCAGATGCTagttatcaaaaaaaaaaaaaaaaaaaaaaaaaaaatgaaaaaaaaaataaaaataaatttttttcttattttgttttttttttttttttttttttttttaatcaatacCTAAAGATAGAACGCACACacaaattttttgattatttaaatttttttattttattttgagaaaaaaaaaaaaaaaaaaaaaaaaaaaaaaaaaaaaaaaaaatagaaaaaataaattaaaaataaataaaataaaattaaacaaaccaccataaaaaaaattatatatatacaaaatatttacacagaataaaaaaaaatgaaaattaaaataatattttcaatttgttttattttaacttttattcacagtaaattatttgtaaaatcattatttaattcaagtAATATTTGTTTCAAAAGTTGTAGTGAAATTGGAGAACAATGTATAACGGATAACCAATGTTTCGGAGAttcaaaatgtttaaaaaagattCCGTCATATCAATTTGGTCACAATGAATCAACTTCAAAATGTtcaattattagaaatttaaatgaaaaatgtaaTGAAAATCAATGTTCCTCGGGACTATTTTGTGAATTTGAATGGTTTTATAGTAGTGAAGGTGGATCTTGTAGGAATACTCGTTTTTCattgtaaatataaaaataaataaataaataaaaattaataaataaaaatggaaatggaaaaaaaataaaaaaaaaaaataaaaaaaattaacatcgggattattattttttatttttttttttttagaattgaTGAAGATTGTTCAAGTTTTAGAGATTGTAGTAGTTTATTTGCAGATTGTATAAATGGAAAAtgtaaatcaaatcaaaataaatgttttgttgattttgattgtTCATCAAATCAGTATTGTAATTCAGATATTGGAAAATgtgaaatattttcaaaaattaatcaacCATGTAATTCATCGTTACCCCAATCATGTGAATTTGGTTCATTTTgttcaataaattcaaatatatgtcaacaatcattttcattaaatcaaGGTGACAAATGTAATCCTCAATCTCAAACTGattgtaaattaaattattacgtaagtagtagtagtaataataataataataataataataataataataataataataataaatatatatttaataataatttatttattttatattaaattttaattttagtgtTCATCATCAGATGGAATTTGTGTAGAATATGAagcaaataaaaacaattgtaatggtaatgaaaatatatgTGATTCTAGTTATTCAGTTTGTGGTTGTGATTCACAATGCCATTCAGTTGtaaatgtaaatataaaatcaagTAAACCATTAACAGATTTAAGAGATTgcttaataaaatataatatttcaatagTGAGAAATAGTAACAGTGAGAATTcaacaatttataaaaaatgttCAAAAGAATATTGTCAATATTTAACAAtgttatcaattgataataatgataacaaCTATTTTCAATGTACAAATAAAACATCAACTAATATAATatcaaatttaccaatttgtttaaaagccaataataataacaacaacaataataatataccaCCATCATTAAACCACTCTAATagaaatatatatataaatcactatttatctattattattttattttattttattttttttgtaaataattaataaaataaaacccATCTTgtatacttttattttttttatttttttttaagtttatttatttatttatttattaaaatgattCATCATCAGTGGCATCATCTCCATATTTACTACTGTCACTATCAGTATCAGTAGTACCATAGGGATCCTCAGGTAAAATCCACTCTATGTTATTCtttgattgattatttatagaTGATTTTAATcgattgaaaatttttaaacgATTATGGTAGCAATCTATTACAACTTTTtctaatgaatttaaatgatgTTCTAAGAATGGTTTTAAGAAATCagtttcatttttcatatccCGATTCCAGTCAATATAAAATCCAATTGAGAATCGTTTAAccccactactaccaccaccaccaccatcatcagcacaactattatcattaattttaatatttttgaaattttctattaatatatttgtaaataaatcttGATAATTTGAAGAGTATACTCCATAATATTCATCAATAGTGATACTTTGTAATGATGGCATTGGTGGtggataaattaaatatccaCTTGAATTGATATCGTGTCTATAGGTTTTATCTtcattaaaaactttattgttaggacaacaacaaaatttgaattttcttaAAGTGCTATCACTTAATATTATATCATATTCAtcagtttttaaataaaatgattcaattctTGAGAATAGCAATTCAACAAATTGTCTACTACTTGAGTATGGTATTAATctaattgaattataatcGAAATATAATGGTGGTTGTTTAATTAAACTGAATTGGCTATCATTGTCGAACTGTATCATTGATTTCTTCCattcaaaatattcattatttaatatttttgataatacTTTAAAGAATTGTTTTGAAACTAATGCAAATGATAAAAGATTATCATTTATAATAACTTTGTCCATTCTATCATCAATATACCATAATGAATCTCTAATTATCTTTTCAATCACTATATCTGGTAGTATGAATGATTTCATttgttctttatttattgtaaaatgattgttgttgttgttgctgtttcTGTTTTCTCTATTACTATAGGTTGAACCATCACTATAATACCCAAAACTTTCAAAACCATCTAAAATCCTATCCTTAATATTCTTGTATACAATATCATGTAAACGATTGATATCATATTGATATGGTGATAATTCAAACTCTTCTTCCATAATTGctaatctattttttaattgatcattATCATTCTCGTATAAATCTATAAACCATTTGTTaaactataatttttttttttttttttttttttttttttttttttttttatattgctattattattaatgtcagaaaaataaaaataattgatgacACTTACTCTTTTATCAAtaagtaattttttataaagtttatatttaaaataactaaatttaattgtgtttgttatttttttaaaaacattgaatgaattatcaaagaatatatttaaaatgaaatcaatatatccttttttatcaaaataatgaaaatatttatttttatgatatttgttgaaataatttattgatttaattttaattttttcattttctttattatcattaaatatctttaaaatattaattagttctaaaaatgtttttggtttttcttttattgattttattattttatatgtttCTGTTTCTATTTGATTGTTTGTTGCTATCTGTTCTTCaaactttctttttttattcatttttaaaaaaaatctgtaaaaaattgataaaaaataaaaaaaaattcactttttttttttttttttttaaaattgttaatcccataaaaaattttaaataaaaataattaagaaccaaagtttaatttttaaaataggtTGATGTGTTTCCCAACATATAAGTTGACCTTACAGCAATCTAATCACAAATTTTTacttcacaaaaaaaaaaccccttCGTCAACTGtctttttgtaaaaaaaaaaaaatccgaACTTCACTTTTCCATGGAAATAATTTGgtttttgagaaaaaaaaaatattactaaatcatttaattatttttttaaaaaatatattaaggaattattatttaataaatttatttaatttcaatattatcacaCTTAAAATTGTGTAcctcaaataataaaaaaattaaaaaataacagtttgaaaatttaaatttaaaataataattgctt
It encodes the following:
- the abcH2 gene encoding hypothetical protein, whose amino-acid sequence is MAQVFPDVIEEKIQDDDKFFGQTRLKNDDIDFNDPDNVLTMKNIHKTYLLGIEGVPALRGVSMAIKRGEFICIFGTSGGGKTTMLNIIGTIDKPTKGEMKLCGKTINHKTTDKDLAFLRLRNIGFVFQTFNLLSSLTALENVEMPMILLGELSASERRERAISLLTKVGMKDRLDHFPSQLSGGEQQRVTIARAIANNPDVLLLDEPTGDLDTVNTSVIMKLLTDLNKQENITLIMVTHDVGLKMYSDRIIWMRDGKIQRIETVQEQSKREHYQKLYKECELINQNQKNGVTSVFKNDDDNKNIKKQGTLTEFRRPTDYKSIASYNNNNSNLNNNSNSNSNNNSNNNNSKNYASSSSSSSVLNGKLSQSTVNNSSIYNHNNDSPFFNSNNNNNINNNINNNNNNNNNNNNNNNNNNNNNNNNNNNNNNSNSNNNNSNSNNNNNNTKSNNNNNNNIFDIASSSSSYSNNNNNSKNNSLIDDIYLDINEGSSSNFSNNDNFKSVDQITNDLSRIL